In Vibrio stylophorae, the genomic stretch TCGCAAAACAGCTAAATTTAAATCACAAGATGCACATTAATCTTGGAGACGACATGCAATTAGCCGCGTTCCCACTTGCTTCTCACCTTTTCCCTGGCGGGATCATGCAACTTCGAATCTTTGAGCCACGCTATGTCCGAATGGTCAAAGAGTGCTGCGCACAGCAGTGTGGTTTTGCGTTGGCGATGATAGAAGAGCAGCACACTGAAGCTGAAAAACAGATGCTGGCACTCGGCACCTTAGCCACCCATGTCAAAATCATCGATTTTGACCAACTTGAAGATGGCTTTTTCAGCATTACTATCCAAGGGGTTGAGCGCGTCAAAATTCATGATATTCGCGGAGATGATGATGGCTTGTTAGTGGCTCAAACGATTCCGCTGACCAATTGGGCTCCGAGCGAAACCCCCAGCCATGCGCAGTCCATGGTTTTAAAGCTCAAAGCATTCTTTCGCTCCAATCCTGAATATGCTGCGCTATATCCGCACTTTGATTATCAAAATGCGGTATGGCTGTGTTACCGCTGGTTAGAAATCCTGCCACTCAGTTGCCAACAAAAACAAAGTTTGCTCTCTCGTGATAGCCATCAAGATACCCTGCGTTTTCTACAAGCGCTGTTTCAACAAATCGATGAACAGGACGCAGAGCACGACGAATAAAGTCATCGCAACCACTTGTAAATGATTCTTTTTCGTAAATAAATCCATCAAAATGGCAAACAATAAGCAGGAAAACCCATGGATACCCATCGAGCTCTCATTTTGTAGTTTATTTCGTGCAGGGCGAATCAGAAATCATTAATCTACTGATGATTACAACAATAGTGAAAAGCCGAGAACGTATGACCTCCCTGCCTTTATATTGGCTCACGCCAAATAAGCAAAAAATCGTCAACGACTTAAAATGTGAGTTTAAAAATTTAGTCACCGAGGCGATTGCTCAGCGCCAACTGAAACTACCACCGATTCCACAAGTGGTACTCAACATCCAGCAATTAAGCCTGCGTGATGATGTCACCATCAAAGCCATCGCCAAAGCACTGACCGAAGACCCAAGTTTATCGGGTGCCTGTGTTTACGCGTCAAACAGCGCACTTTTTAGTCCACGTTTTGGTCCATGCCACGATATCCTGACTGCCGTTTCGCGCCTTGGGATCGCACGGGTCAAAGATCTGATCACAGCCAAAGCCATTGAGCAGCTGAAAAAAGATGCGCAATTTAGCCAAGAGTGCAATGCACTACTGACCAAAAGCGCCGGTCTTAGTCGCACCTTTGCTGCCACCATGGTACTGATTTGCCAAGAGTTTATGAAGCGCAACCCGCAGCTAGAGCTTGATGCAGGCAAAGCGATGCTGATTGGCCTATTAGCTGATATCGGCCTATTCTCACTGGTCAGCGCTTTATCTCAATATTTGAAAGAAGGCAATTACATCGATTTTGAACTCGCCAAGGATGTGATGGCGCAATGCTGTGCTGAGGCTAGTTTCTCTGTGCTTCAATTCTGGCAGT encodes the following:
- a CDS encoding LON peptidase substrate-binding domain-containing protein, with product MQLAAFPLASHLFPGGIMQLRIFEPRYVRMVKECCAQQCGFALAMIEEQHTEAEKQMLALGTLATHVKIIDFDQLEDGFFSITIQGVERVKIHDIRGDDDGLLVAQTIPLTNWAPSETPSHAQSMVLKLKAFFRSNPEYAALYPHFDYQNAVWLCYRWLEILPLSCQQKQSLLSRDSHQDTLRFLQALFQQIDEQDAEHDE
- a CDS encoding HDOD domain-containing protein, whose translation is MTSLPLYWLTPNKQKIVNDLKCEFKNLVTEAIAQRQLKLPPIPQVVLNIQQLSLRDDVTIKAIAKALTEDPSLSGACVYASNSALFSPRFGPCHDILTAVSRLGIARVKDLITAKAIEQLKKDAQFSQECNALLTKSAGLSRTFAATMVLICQEFMKRNPQLELDAGKAMLIGLLADIGLFSLVSALSQYLKEGNYIDFELAKDVMAQCCAEASFSVLQFWQFDKDFLTVAGNRRMNHVDPEKPSYHDIATMANHLLLFRSHDEQALSAHDIELSADGADILYQLSNLDDQAFQQACQEVLQLSGM